The sequence below is a genomic window from Lolium perenne isolate Kyuss_39 chromosome 7, Kyuss_2.0, whole genome shotgun sequence.
CGCGTGTCTCTGAGTTGAGTGATCCAGTCTCTGAATCTTTGGACATGCCTCTTGTGCAACAAACTTTTGCCCCAGAGATGCTCAGATCATTCTTTCCATCCCAATTGCTGAACAATCCGAGGATTACTTATTTACTTGGCCTGGCATGTGGACAAAAAAGCTGTTTTCTTTTGGGTAAAGTCTGCTTATAAATTACATGATGATGTGCTGCAGCGTGAGAGTCGTCCAAACTTTGATCCACAACCAGAGCAGCTGATTTGGAAAAGACTGGAAAATGAACTGCCCTCCAAAGGTTCTACACTTTCAATGGAGATTTTGCCATAACAGCCATACCCTATACATCACCATTGAAAGGAGAGGTGTTTGAACTGAATACTAGATGCACGGTTTGCTCTATCAGTTTCTAGATGTGAGTCATTTGTTTATCGAATGTAAAGAAGTGAAGAAATTGTGGCGTGCACTCAAGCTAGAAGATGTCAGACTTCTTTTAAGGGGTTGTGCAAATCCGGTGTAGGTCATGGAGTGCCTCCAATCAATTTCAAATGACAAGGGCATGAAAGGTGTGGCGCTTCTCTAGCGTTGGTGGCAGGAACGAAACAAGATAAATCATTAAGATCAACGCCTGAGTAGTAGACTGGATTATACTACTAAATTTAGACATTTTAGGATATAAAAAGTCACATGTGATGGATATATTACAAATTTCTTCCTGCTTATGAATTGGCCAAGGATACTCTCATAGTCACATGTATATTATCTTATTGGTGACTTACGTTGATTAGTTTTTCACTACTCTTTGTAGAAGATGAAGAATCTCCGAGGAGGTGAAAGAATTTACAGTTTCTAATAGATTGAGAATTTCGTTATTCTAAGTAGTAGTATTGTTTTACAGAGAGTTTGAAATATAGAGAAGCTTTGGTTGATGAGTATTTGATTGGATTACTAAATTTTAGGAGTTTTCTGGAGCAAGAAAATGCAATTAATTAAGATCCGTTCATGCATGTAGAAGATCGAACAAATCCATGGGAAAACCCAACAagctttcaaatttgaataactgTGAATTTGTATTCAATTTCGATGAAATACTACTGTACGTATAATGTGAAAGACAGTGTAAGACTCGGACTCGGACTCGGACTCGATCAGAGCTTGTTGCAGCGTGCGGGCGCGAAGCTCATCTTATTGGCTTCGAGGTCGTAGACGATGTGGGTGTTCTGCTGCTGGAAGTTGCCTATGATGGTGAAGCCGTCGTCGACGCCTGACGAATCGATGACCAGGCACAGCccgtcgccggcgccggtgcCGTCAACGTCTTGGACGTGCAGCATGTAATTCTCCCGCGGGATGTCCCAGTCGGCGCCGTCCAGGTGGAGGATGAGCTTGGGCACACGCACTTTGGTCGTGTCCGCCGCagtggaggacgaagaggagatgGCGGCGAAGCACAGCCTGCCGTCGGAGTTGTTTGCGACGGGCAGCGGCATCTGCGACACGAACGCCTCCTGGAGGCTTTCGAACACGGCCTGCGGGAAGTTGGTGATGGATGTGCCGGAGTCGATGATGGTCCCGCCCGAGCCGTCGTCCTTGATCGCGAAGACGGAGGCGTTGAAGGGCAGTCGCGTCTTGCCGACGGTGATCCCTTGGAGCGAAAGGTAGTAGAACAAGCTGCCCGCGGGGCCTGGGGCGAACGGGGTGGACTGGATGGGCCCCGTGGCCTGCGCTTGGAGGCTGTCCATCGTGCCCAGGAACACCGGGCTGGTCGTGCCATCTGCTATGGCCGTGAGGCAATACGAGAAGCTGGTGACTTTGAGCTGCGAAGGCAGCGACAGCGGCCCACGGGCGAAGCCGGCGACGCCCGACTCGTTGGATATGAAGCTGCCGGTGTTGTACACGCCACATCCGAAGCGGAGGCTCGGCACGGCGGCGACGCCCGTGCCGTTTGGCGCCTGGAACGTGAAGGTGTCCTCCATGATCTTGCCCGTCGTGACCGTTTGGTCGGCGTAGGCGTAGACGTAGAAGCAAACGTTGTCGTCGGCGGCGCACCCGGAGAGCGGGAGGCCTCCTCCGCTCCGGCAGAGAGGGTCGGTGCAAGAGAGGCCACGGACGGTGGCGGAGGCAGAGGTGTCCACCAGAGGGAGCGGCTGGTCGAAGCAGACGATGCACCCGCACTGCGTCCAGATTAGGTCGCTGCCGGTGTCCAACGCCAGCGCCACCGGCTGCGGCCTCGGCGTGCCGATACCGAAGTGGATGAGGTACTCGGAACCGTAGTACTCCGTGTCGGTGTTGCCGCGAGCCATCGGCACGGTCACCGCCTCAGCCTTGCTGGCGTCGCCGGGGCGGGCGGATGAAGAATACCGCAGGCTGGCCGCTCGTGCCGTCGAACGAGCAGCCATCCGGCGGAGCAGCTCGCCGTTGGTGAAGCCACGCCCGCTGTCGACGTGCGTGAGGTCGGCGCGCAAGGCGGCGCTAGTCGCCCAGGTGCAGGGCTGACAGGCGAACACGATAGCTAGGAAAAGAAGGCAGGGTAAAAGCTTCAACGCTGCCAGATCTTTCATCGTACACAAGCGCAAGCTTAAAAACTACTGTACTTGACTTGGATTCCCGTGCAGGCTCTCTTGTATTGGCAGTTGTAGCAACCGTACGTGGCTTTGTAAGCAAAACAGGCTTAGATGATCGAGATGTGTTTGGAGAGGCAAGAGCGCAGCGCTCAGGCTGGACGCGCCGTGTCTCTTTATATTATAGTGATAATTAGGGTTTGGTTACAATCTTGTACAACAAGGCCGGGTTAATCAGCCTAACAAACAACGAATATAATCTATCTATCTGAATCGCTTAATTAAATATAAACAACTCAGTTTCAGTTTAGAGCTACCAATATATTCAAACGAATATGAACAACTCAGTTTCAGTTTAGAGCTACCAATATATTCAAACGGGGTTTAAGTGATTCAGATATATAGATTATATATATCGTTGTTAGTTAAGGAAATCCAGTCAGATGGCTGCTTCCTGAAAATCCGATCGTTAGCCTAGACTCAACCGGCTCGCAGCGTGAAAATATAACACGCGGCAAATGGGCGTCCCTGGGGGATCTGATTTCCCAGCCGTCGGATCGGCTATCTTGGACGGTCAGATCTGCTTCTACTGAATGTAGCAAAAAAATACCTCCCGACAGCAAAAACATAACCCGTTTTTGCTACATTGTAGCAAAAATCGTTCAGTTACGAAATCAAATAAAAAGgctgagctcgccggagatctcgccgGAGAGCTCGTAGCAATTTTTTTAAATTAAAGTAACAAAACAACAAAACAATTATAGCAAAAAAATAGCATCACATCGTGATAATATGTTTGCTATGTTGTCTCCGGCGATGTCTCTGACGATTTTCATCTTTGCTACATTATCACATTTTtttgctacgtggtctccggGGAGGTCTCCAACGAGCCcagcctttttttttttttttctgaacgaaccgttttttgcttcagtcatttgctgccgggggtgattttttgctgccgaaggtgtttttttgctacatgcaaatctaaccATCAAAATGGTTGATCCGACGGCTGGGGACCTGGGGTTGGGAGAGCCTTATCCCCCGGGGGCAACGAATCATTTTCCTTAACGAAATAACATGTGACTAATCAGTCAACTTAGTTCTCACTCAAATAATATTTTTGAATTTCATTTGCACTCTATGTCGCAACTCAACACGAACCATAAAATAAATCTAGTTGTGCAAAGATATTTTTTTAGTTGCAACCTCATTTACAACTTGCAAATTAGGTGTACGAAACTCGACTGAGAACTAAGAGAACTAGCAAAACTGTAAAAATTAAGCGATCCATCTTGAGCTTTTCCTATAAGTGGTCGGGCTTATCATTTGAGGCTTCTAGATTAGTTATGAGATAACTCGTTTGAAAGCCCCTCCTGATAAGCTAAGTAGGTTATGGAAGAAAAGAGGAAGCAACTTGTTTTTTTAAGTTGTTACACACCGGTTGGAGGCAGACGGTCATTCTTGTTCCTCTCCCCAACCCGACTCTCCTGCTCTCCTATATCTAGGGCCTGCAGACCCCTCCCTTTCTCCTCTCTGGTTGTGGCCGGCGTTGAGACATGAGAGGGTCCCTCCTTGTACAACATTAACCTAGCAGTTTTTAGCATCTAGGGTTCCTTTATCATTTTTCCTCCATGGAGTCTGGCTATATGCCGATGTTGATCTTTTCTCAGTCCTCTCCGAGTAGCGGCTGGAGAAGCCTCCTTCAGTCCTTCTGTTGCTATGCTTTTATCCATGGTGGATGGGGTAAGGTTGCAGCGGATTTGGAGAAGGTGCTCTATCAAATAAGCTTGAAGACCCCCCAGATCAGGGGGTAGCTGTGGTAGAGTTTGGGATTTCAGTGTTTCCTCTCGATCTCGTCGTCGTGGTGGCGGTTGGTGGAGAGAGGTGGCTGGATCGGAGCTCCATCGGGTTTTCTTGCTGCAGGCTGGAGATCATCACATTGAGGCCCTCGATTGCCGCCATAACTTCTGGCTGAGAAGGAAGCCTCTCCAGACGCCAAAGATGGCGTCAGCTCAACCTCCTAGTCTAAGGTATTCCCGCCGGTGCAAATCGCCCTttgtctcccaagtggcttcgtccCCGGCGAGAAGAAGGCCGACCGGCGGTGGAGTCCTTATTGTTGCGGTGGAGAAgatgacttgattgcctttctgttTTATGTTTCAGGGTCCTTTGTGCTAAATTCTAGGACTGCGATGTAATGTTAGTTTACTTTGGGGTCCTGTTTATATTTTGTATTCCACCGACGACAAATATATTGCAGCACTATACCCTTGTGGGCCTTCCCCTGTTAAAAGAAGGCTATTACAACTTACTTTTTCagcctttagaagaactaagcgtCTATGTCTTGAGCAATACCGCGGACTTAAACTTCAATGTTACTCTAGGCACAACGTTTCTTGTAGATGATCCATTTGTTATTAAACTAATAATAAACATAGACGTTTACAAATATGTACAtaggcttagggcatctccaaccacgcgacccaaacggacgcgctgggccgtccggtttgggccgtttgggtggccaagcggacacgcggacagcggctcgcgtccgcgtgtccgtttgggtcgcgcgctgcgcccaacgcgcggacgcagcgcataATCAAGGAAATAgaaaaagatttgtaaaaatgcgaatttaaacgaaatttcattgaacatatgccctattttggccaaatttcctattttgggcaaataaaactaacaaaagaagcccctatatgggcttttaaatttaaactaataaaaaaccctctattagggtttggtcggcggcgcggtggccgccggtgcgccgcctagcccctgtgggcgtcgtcggcgacgtcgtcgtcgtggacgacgtccgacggcggcgacgcgctgttgtggctcgaccgcgccggggactccggccacggagaccacggGGCCTCCTCCCAAGCCGAGTCGGGGTCCTAAGCCACCCGAGGCTGCGGCGGCGCacgagcgccgcctcctccccgaGGCGCTGCCTCTCTGCCCGCTgtgcgcggcgcctggcctcctggCGCCACCGCTGCTCCGCGCGGCGCCTGTCCTCCTGCCGCGGCGCTCCTCgtcggcgcggcgcctggcctcctcccgccgcgcctcctcctcctcctcccgtcgcgccagatcccctccagtccccatttaatagactccctggtcaccgacaggtgggccccagggagacgaggcgaccagcgccccggacgcgagcggacggcgcgtgccatccgtggcaacgcaaacctagcccagatttgggccgggtttgcgtcgttccggacgccgcggccgtccgcttttgcggtgcgtccccgcgttgggccgcgtttttatccggctcgacccatccggacgcgcgggcgtggTTTGGGTCGCTCCGTTGGAGTTGCCCTTACCCCCATGAACCCACACATACCTTATCTCTACGAGCACCTTTGAGAGGCTTAGTTTttttaaaatattatatattaagcaagcaagccgcctcattaaaaacattccagtccccttaggtaccctggtaaggaaaatagTGCCTAAAAAACTTGCTGCTGCACCATCAAGTGATCGTTACATCACTAATGAGTTCCTGACGAATAAATATAGGGGAATCAACGCCCCAATTACAAGAGACATTATTGACAAAACTAAATCTAGCTAATTCGTGAGCTACTCTATTAGCATCCCTCGGTAGTGTTTAAACTCAATAATTCCAATGTGTGTGACCAGATCGACACAGTTGGCGAACATGGTTGAGGCTTCATTCCACCATCGTTCTTCTCCATTAATTGCATGCTTCAATCGTCTCGAGTGAGTCAGATTCAGCTTGGACTCTGCTACAACCCAGCCTTTTGATTAGGTTTAGGCATTCTCTTATTGCTAAAGCCTCGGCCATCGAGGCCGACGGGACATGTGAAATCATTGAACAAGCTCCAACAACAAATCTTCATTGGTAATCCCGGACAATAGCCCCCATAGATCCCGAGCCAGAGTCCACATGAAATGATGCGTCAACATTTAGTTTCATATACCTGGGTGGCGGTTTAGATCACTTCACCAGCCCGCTACTTTGGGGTTTTGGGGCCTTTGCATGATTCGATACGATAGAAAGAATAGACATCATAGCCTGATTGATAGGTGGCACTTCTTCATCATGTGTTCTTCTCCTTCTCATCCACCACAGGTACCAAGAACAAACCCCTATCACCTCTTTGAGACCAATAGAATTAATTAAACCCTGGCATAATAGTGTCCCTCATATAAGTAAAAGAGACTCGAGACTGAGATTGATAAAATCTTATTGATGGTAATGTCGTCTCCAGCTGCCCCCGTGCACCAAAGCGGCCCAGGGCCTACCACGAGCAAAGAACAGGTCCATGGGCCGGCAGCAGCCGTCATTTCGGCCCGGCCATCGACCGTCACTCCACTCCCACCATTCCACATTTCCACCGTTCCGTTCCGTTCCGCCGCCCCCAATATTCCCGAGTCGCCGTCCCCCACCCACCATCTCCCGACGGCAACGTCCTCCTCCAGCCGGCCACCCCACCCACCTCTACCGGCGGCGCGAGGTCAGCGGGCAATGGCGCCGCCCGGTTCGCGCCGGTGGGCGTACGTGCGGATCATGGCCGGCACCATCCTCGGCGGCGGCCTCGGCTTCTACGTCATGCACCGCATCGAGACCTCCTACAAGGCACGCCGGATCCCGCCCCCCTACCGACCTTCTTAACGCATTTCGTCCAGCCAGGCCCGCGGCGCTCACTTAATTCCGCTCTTCCTGCGCGCGCGCAGGCCAAGATGGAGGAGAGGCTGCAGAGGTACGAGGCGCACATGCTCGCCAAGGCCAAGGAGGCGCAGGACGAGGGGCCCCGCGAGGACCAGGCGCAGCGCTTGCCGGACTTGTGATCCACTCCTCTTCTCTTGAGGGCTGCCCCGCCTTCTCGAGCTGTTAGGTGAGTACTAGTAGCTGTATGATAAATCTTGGAACTCGATGCCGAGATTCAGCTGTTTCTGTTCCTTGTTATTACCCGACTGTTCAGATTTAGGCTTCAGCATTTTAATTGGGCTGTGGTTATCTGATCCAGCCGAAAACCAATTTATGCCTTGCTAGCATCCAGCTACCCCAGTGGTTTCCTCTGGTTGTGGCAACCAGCTTA
It includes:
- the LOC127311786 gene encoding aspartic proteinase nepenthesin-1-like; translation: MKDLAALKLLPCLLFLAIVFACQPCTWATSAALRADLTHVDSGRGFTNGELLRRMAARSTARAASLRYSSSARPGDASKAEAVTVPMARGNTDTEYYGSEYLIHFGIGTPRPQPVALALDTGSDLIWTQCGCIVCFDQPLPLVDTSASATVRGLSCTDPLCRSGGGLPLSGCAADDNVCFYVYAYADQTVTTGKIMEDTFTFQAPNGTGVAAVPSLRFGCGVYNTGSFISNESGVAGFARGPLSLPSQLKVTSFSYCLTAIADGTTSPVFLGTMDSLQAQATGPIQSTPFAPGPAGSLFYYLSLQGITVGKTRLPFNASVFAIKDDGSGGTIIDSGTSITNFPQAVFESLQEAFVSQMPLPVANNSDGRLCFAAISSSSSTAADTTKVRVPKLILHLDGADWDIPRENYMLHVQDVDGTGAGDGLCLVIDSSGVDDGFTIIGNFQQQNTHIVYDLEANKMSFAPARCNKL
- the LOC127312955 gene encoding uncharacterized protein; protein product: MAPPGSRRWAYVRIMAGTILGGGLGFYVMHRIETSYKAKMEERLQRYEAHMLAKAKEAQDEGPREDQAQRLPDL